ACATATTTTTCATCCAGATTTCAGCAAGtttattgtaattttcataattacgaattcataaaataaaatcatgttggAAGTTTGTTTTTTCAATTTCCAATGTTGTTTCAATCAATTTCCAAAATATATTAGTTTAAGAGATTAAAACTAACAATCTAATTTAGGATTCAAATCATTTGAATAGttagaagttagatttttactatttttcatTCTATTTGATGTTCGGAGCACCTAACACCCTCACAACTCAAAATATCATGCAATGAAGTTAGAATCATAAGCTCGTAGCCCGTGGTGACGTGTCTTTTTCTAGCAATAGACAGAACCGAAAATTATATAGCGAGTCATCTTACCAAAGAATTGGAAGTGATTTTCATAGCAGAGATCATGAGAAAGTGAAAAGATCCTAGTGAAAAATTGCAAGAATTGTATTGTCGTCTCAAAGTCAAATATGGGAAACTTGGAGAGTGGtacaacataaaaaaatttacctaGGTCACTCCAGCACTCAAAAAAGAAGGTTGATAAGGAAAATGGCAGTTGCTAGAAGAGAGGAACTAGGTAAAAAATAAACAAGTCGGATTTGGCAGGTCGGCTACGGAGGATATGATAACTTACTCAGTGAAgatgaagaaaaaaatatattaaaactcTTGATTTTAATGTGGGAAAGTTTCATACATCAATAGATTGCGCTACATGATTAGTAATATGGCCAGAAACATTCAAACTTAGGAAGGACGAGCTTGCCGAGCCGGTACGCAGGGAAACAATGCAAGAACAGTGTAACCACAATAAACTCCTTGATGATGATTCGGCTTTAGTAATCAAAGAAAAACTTCTAAATATGACAAAAAAAAGGTATTATTGAAGTTGTGTTCTAGGAGTTCAAGTGGGTCATAAGTAAGTCTTGCTGAAATTGGTTTTTGCTAAATATCgtattaatcaaagtctttaataATATTTTCTAGAAACAAAAAAAAGACGCAGAAGAAATTCATCCTTTGAACTTTCAAAACAAAAGTCTTAGTCTCTATGTATTTTTGGATTTAAATACTTGCTACTAATTTTGGTCCACTGATTTCTGGTTCACCTGAATTCGGTGAGACGCACTTTAGTTTAAAAGTAATCTTACGCACTCCGCATATCGAGATTAGCTCTTTACTGTTCACGTAAGTGTAAAGCACCATAAATATTGAAAAGCCCTTTCTAAACACCGTAGTCGGTCCTAATAGGTTGGTGGCTTATcatttttaaatacataattaAATTATCAGAAGTAATATAGATTCTCCAAGAAATGGAAGAACTCGTGTTAAAATAGATGTAAAGATTTAACGCGACGACTAGATAATACAAGAACTCTGTAATTCTGTGTATCAtctacatcatcaagtgcaaGAACTGGAAATATTACGCGAATAGTTGTTTATCAGTATGTCTAGACTGCAAGATAGAAAGTGGCATCCCAAAACAAGAACTCAATTTTTCCGAGGAATACCGAGCCTCTCACGAAAATCGCCCTCCATGAGAGGGATGCCTTCACGCAACTTGATCTTTGGCTCCCAGCCTAGTAACTGGTTTGCCTTGGTTATGTCTGGCTTTCTCTGCCGAGGGTCATCTGGTGTATTCTCCGTGGTTATCATTTTCACTTCTGGATTTATCATCTGCAACATCCAGACAACCGTGTGTTAGTTTCAGAAACATGCAAACTGGCTGGCTTGTTCTGAATTTACGCCAAAAAATTACGTCGAAAATATTTTAGCAAGATAGAGCTTGTCCCGGATTCAAATTTACCTCTTTCACAGTCTCGGCAAGCTCAAGCATAGTAAATTCACCTGAACACATACAAATCAGTTAGTTCTTTTAATTGAACCGAAAGTTGTGTTTTTAAGCGCCGGAATCTTGGTGTGACAATGAGTATTGATGTAAACCTGGATTGCCAATGTTGATCGGCCCTGTATTATCTCCTTCCATTAACCGAATAAGTCCATCGACCTTAACAAAAGAGATACATACTAAGACTGCGTTCAAATAATCTCATAGGCATTAATGATTGAATGGGCAAAACAAGGAGATATTCTATGTTACCATATCTGAGACATAACAAAAGCTTCTTGTCTGTGTTCCGGGCAACTGAACAGTCAAAGATTCGTTACTGCGAAGTTACATGAATATCAAATAATTAGCAAATACACTTGGCAGTATGCGGATGAAGAATATTCACGTTTATTTATCTTTATTCTTTATCAATCTTGGAATGTTTTGGAGACCAAAAAAAAGTACGGAGTAAGGTTACCGTATAGCTTGAGCTATGAAATTACTGACAACCCGACCATCGTCAATATTCATACGGGGTCCATAGGTGTTAAAGATTCTTGCAATCCTTATTTCTGtgtaaatttgaaatttcaatATGATTATACCGATTCAAGACGTTGAAGGTCAACTATACAGCGGCAGAGAGGTAAATACCAATTCCATGCTGCCTATGATAATCAAACATCAAAGTTTCCGCTACCCTTTTTCCCTCGTCGTAACAACTCCTAACTCCTGCAATGACACACGATAAATGGTAAATATGGTGCTTCGAGAAGAATGTAAGTATTCTTACTAAAATTATAATACCAATAGGGTTAACATTGCCCCAGTAATCCTCAGTCTGGGGATGCACAAGCGGATCGCCATAAACTTCGGATGTTGATGTCAACAAAATCCTATGGGGAAGgtgaataaattaaattaacggATCCATATTAAGTAACACCAAAGTAACACGGACGAGTTGTCGAACCTCGCTCCTACTCGTTTGGCGAGTCCCAACATGTTAAGTGTACCAATAACATTAGTCTTTATTGTCTGTTGAGCATCACCAAAAGGTAAAACAAAGAATATCAATAACAATTTCCacatttttctcaatttcttATAAACGGTGATATTCCAAATTTGTAATAAATCTATTATAATCTGCTTTATTCCTCCAAGGAGAAAGGTTTAAgtgtctaatgcagcagctgcgAAGCCAGAAGTTTTGTGTGGGGGCCAGCATTAAAACTCGAAAAACTTAGACGTAGAAAAGGTAAAATCTCTGTACACATGATACATTACATGATACAAAAATGCACAAGTCTGATTTGGCTCCGCCACTAGTCTAAAATAGAACAAGAGTTTATCCAAGTAACTAACCTTCACAGGATTGTATTTGTAAAAAATTGGGGAAGCGGGACAAGCAAGATGGTATATTTGATCGACTTCAACTAACAATGGCTCTGTCACAtctgaaaaggaaaagaaaaagaaaaagataaaaggaaaaggaaaagcgAATAAAGAACAGTTATCAAGTAATTCATATTGAACTTTATAGCATCAAAGGGTGGAgaaataccaaaattttcggtaCACCGAAGTTATAATACCAAAAAAacaccgaaattttcggtacgaTATGATAATGATACTGAAATTAACGGCGCGATATcgatattaaattttgaaaatttagatATTCACCGAAATacaaaaacaatatttataaaaaaatattatatttttaagtaatgaaattatgaataaaataagAAAGACTCAAAATGACCAATTTTTAAAACTAATTCTATTCCCAAAAATCAAAACTGCTCTAGCCCTCATTTTCATTTTACAAATTAAGGTTTTATCGACTCTCGGTATACCACAAATATTCGGTGAAATTTTGCTACTTGTACCATTTTGAAATCGGTATATAAAAATTTCGGTACTTTATTGGAATAGTTTTTCCAAAACCGAAAATTTTGATGCGGTGTACATAACGAGTGAAATTTTttggtataccgtaccgaatcACTCCTAATAACATCTGAAACAGGAAATATGATAACTAATGAACTCAAAAGAACTCCCACCATGCCGAATCAGCTCAAATCGAGGGTGACCAATCCATTGCTTTAAGTTGTCCTTAGAGCCAGTGAAGTAGTTATCCATGACAATCACCTGAATTAAATAAGTACAACTCGGGTAAAGCATGCACATTTAGGAAATGATCTTTGTCAGGGAGAGTCTAAAGACTAAACTACGTGGTTCTTACCTCATTCTTCTCATTTTCCATAAGCTTGTCAACCAAGTGAGAGCCAATGAATCCAGCTCCACCAGTAACCAAAATTCTCATATTTGCCTGTCGTTAAGACTTAATTGAGAATGTCTCGCATATCTAGTAACATTGACAAATCATGGCCAAACATGCGAAATACGAGGTAGACAATGGCAGAACCAAGCGATCGTGAAAATTTCTAATGCCCGAATAAATGTCAAACATAAAGCTTTTTATTTTCTCTTCCTTTTGCAGCAATACATTTTGACAACAATATGTAACATATAGGAGCAAATATCCCGAACGATAGATTAGCAACCAAAACAAGcaacatatttttattcaactTATGCTCCCTGCGGAAGTTTGATCCACATATAAAATCTATTTTTCATCGGTTTTCATTTATTCTTGTTTGAAATCCTAGTAGTGCAATTCAAGAAAGCACTAGGAGAAAAGAAagtaattcatggtaatttatCAAGCAACCATTGATCAAAACCTGAAAAAATTTAGCTTTCCTCAAAGGTGAAGGCTCCGGAGGAGGCTTGGTGGTTCCGTTGTTTTCTCCATGAGATATTTGATGGGCCATTAGTACTAAGATCCTTACTCGAATAGCTGAAATTCGATGCCAATTAAACAAAATAGCAATCTCCAAGGTAATCCCACATACCAATAACAAATTACAAACTAAGCAAGCATTATCAACAAGATTAATTGTTTGTTCAATAAAATCTAGAAATAAATGCATCATCAATCAAATgttaatcaataacataaaccttaatcGCAATTCGAAATCACATAATGAAAAAGACAATTGGTTAGTGGAAAGCAAAGCCAATTCCATCATCTTCGTAAAATTCCAATGCCacaaaaaatttgaatattacATATAAAAACAGAAGAGCTATGAAGCAAATCTTTTTCAAATTATCAAAACAGATCCATTAATCATAAGGAAAACACCCAGCTTCCTCATCATTGAAACACTAAAAACCAAATCTTTGAGATAAAATAAgatcaaatcaactccaaaTCAGATCACACAACGAAACTGATAACAATAAATCTTCTACAATACTGATGCGAGTCAACCCATCGATCATCATATCACAAAACCCAGaatttttaaaatgtagttttagtttttttgaaaaaattcacAGATCCATTCAATTTAACGAATCGacacataaaaaaaatgatcattttttcaGGACCGAGTCTCGTACTCAAATGCCcacgatttaaaaataatgaacccagaaagtaaaataaaaacaaaatcaagaaatttaGAAGAAAGATATAATGCGGGTAAATAATTCCATCTCCACCGAGCTTACcagcaaaataaaaaatggAAGAGAAAGATCTTGAAGATTACGCAAGAAAAAGTTCCATGTACATGTAATAAATAGGCAGTAGAGATCGATACGGCTGCGTGGTTCGATTCAGTTGTTTTTGGATGAAATTATCTTTAaaagattttgaatttttttttttgacggtAAAAGATTTTGGAATTATTAAATCATTAAAGTAAATTTGATtagttatattattattttttcaatcatatattatatgataATTCAATTATACTATATACGAATAAATTATCGAAAATTgaactaaatattttaatggTCTAATTCATGAAGAAAAAACATAAATGAATTGCAAATTTTTTTGGAATTATGAGTAATGTGGATTTCTGTAGATTTTTTTATAAGATTTTTATAGAtctttgtaaatttttattataaaattttgtaaattttgtaCTTAATTGTAACATATTATTCTTTTACTAATTTTTTGAattaacaattaattgaaatagaTTAACATTCAATttgaaacatttaaaaaaatatatattaataaataaatgtatttatttaaaagttaaatcattaaATCTTTACATGTATATgtgtatgtgtatatatgtaGATTTGTATGCATAATGTactaatatgtaaaaatgtatCATTGTACTAATATGTAACATTGTGCGAGATTATTAAACTATTAAAAATTAAGTGGTGTTATTTTTTGTATCATCTTttgttattatttaatattatggtcatttttataaatcataaattaaaaattacaaaaccagttattaaattaaaaattccccatgatattaaaataaaaaattataaatgagCAAtcaacaaaaaatgaaaaatctgaaaatgaaaaaatgtgaagtgataaattttgaaaattagagAATGATTGAGATAAATGAGACTAGGAAGATGGGGAGAGATATGACGGGAGGTAAGAGAAAAAAAGTTGGTGTATAAGtcagaagttttaaaaattcatccaaatctttgggttgaaccaaTGATAATTAAGTggtgttattttttttatcatcttttgttattatttaatattatggtcatttttataaatcataaattaaaaattacaaaacCAGTTATTGCATTAAAAATTTCccatgatattaaaataaaaaattataaatgagCAATCAACAAAAAACGAAAAATccgaaaatgaaaaaaatgtgaagtgataaattttgaaaattagagAATGATTGAGATAAATGAGACTAGGAAGATGGGGAGAGATATGACGGGAGGTGAGAGAAAAAAAGTTGGTGTATAAGtcagaaattttaaaaattcatccAAATCTTTAGGTTAAACCAATGATAATTTTTGACAATTCATAGTTGTACTCGAGACTTTAATATTTGTATGTTAGTGAATTTCGTTTAGTTATTAAAaatctatttaaaatttgaatacatatagatttttatagagtttttaaaagtcgaATAGTACTTAATTTTTAAAACTCCATTTGAAAACTCACATATTTTCACAATAATATAAACTCACATATTTTCATATATTGTCAATTTTGAATATAAACCCTTATAGATTTATTTTTGGActtaaaatatttcttcaccttgttaaataataaaattttatgaatttaatCCAACACATACTTCCTCTTTTAAGCGAAATTAAAACTTGCTACGTgagattttttaattaaaaaatgtaaaaaaaaacccaaataaTCCAGATATCATTTTAAGGACATATTTTTTCTCAATATCAGCGAAAAAAAAaggataaaaaaattatgacacCTAGCAAACCAAAAATAAGGTCTAAAAGCCGCATGGTAAAGAATTGTGTCCATAAATCTTCCGTGTAGAAGAACATTATGCCCCGAAAACATCAACCTAAGAAAGGCCAACACTTTCTTGAAATTGAAGCCTCTTGCGAAATTCCTCCTCCATCAGACGAATGCCGTCGCACAACTTAATCTTCGGTTCCCAATTCCTCCTTCGCCTTCCCTATATCCGGTTTCCGTTGGCGAGGATCGTCAGGTGTGTTCTCCATGGTTATGATCTTCACTCGTGGATTGATCAGCTGCAGCACACAAACAAGTTAATTATACTAAATAAATATCACTTTAATAAAGATTTGCTGATCAGATGTAGCATTACTGCTACTAAGAGCATGCCATATGAAAAAGGTTTTTTGACATCTGAATGAGGCTTTGCAAATGTAGCCACAAGGACTTAGATTTCATGTTTGTTACCTCTTTCACGGTCTCAGCAAGCTCGAGCATCGTGAATTCACCTTCCGATCAAATCGTCAGAGTCACGCAGTGGAGTGAAAGAGATGATAACAAGGCGGACTCATACAAAGTAGTctgaaaatcaagaaaatatgGCAACCTGGATTGCCAATGTTAATCGGACCGGTGTTGTCTCCTTCCATGAGTCGCATAAGACCATCAACCTTCAAGAAAGAAGTTCATAATCACCTCGTAAGAGATGTTAAGAAACACGAAAAATAAGACGCTACGCTAGTTCTCTTATACCATATCAGAAACATAACATAAGCTCCTCGTCTGAGTTCCAGGCAACTGAACTGTCAGATCTTCGTCACTGCGagttcataaaaaacaaaagaagaaaatattatCCTCATACAGAACAGGGTGATGGATGGTATTTAGGACCAAGATTCgtcttcctttttttttttttttttttgcgagaGCTGAGTACCGTATTGCTTAAGCTATGAAGTTACTCACAACTCGACCATCATCGATATTCATCCGAGGTCCATACGTGTTGAAGATCCTAGCAATCCGTATTTCTGTAGAACAGATCACTATTTCATACAAGTGTATGCATATGCCCTGTTGTCTTAATCTGTCATGTAAGAGTGAATCTGTTACCGATTCCATGCTGCCTATGATAATCAAACATCAAGGTTTCAGCTACTCTTTTTCCCTCGTCATAACAACTCCGGACTCCTGCAAAGCCATATCAAATAACAATACATCTCCAAGAAtcgtgaaaaataataaaaaaatcccGATTTCAAGCAAGGAAAAAGCTCGAAATGTAATAGTTGGTCCAGTTAACTGATACCTATAGGGTTCACGTTGCCCCCAGTAAGTCTCCATCTGAGGATGCTCCAGCGGATCTCCGTAGACCTCTGATGTTGATGTCAGCAAAATCCTAGATACATAGCACATGTTAGAAAATCGATAAATTTATCAAGAAACAAAATGGAAAACCAGTAGGAAAATTGAATGAGTTGCAGAACCTTGCTCCTACTGTCCTACACGCTTGGCAAGTCCCAACATGTTCATCGTCCCAATAACGTTTGTTTTTATAGTCTGTTCATTATAGAGAAAGGAAAGAAATCACCGcgtaaatatttcatttagtcGATATTATCCATAAGAAAGACGAAATAACCAATAAAAGAAGAGTTTCATCTCAATGACTGGCCTTCACAGGATTGTATTTGTAGAAAATTGGGGAAGCAGGACAAGCAAGATGGTATATCCGATCAACTTCAACAAATAATGGCTCGGTGACATCTGCAGTTAGAAAGATTTGCTAATCGAAAACCCATATTGAGGTAAGCAACGCATTATACATGTGAAACAAATCCGACGTTGTTGTTCCAACATATGAACCAACAACAGCAAAGAATACTAACCATGCCGAATAAGCTCAAATCGTGGATGACCAATCCAATGCCTCAGATTGTCCTTCGATCCCGTAAAGTAGTTGTCCACAACGATCACCTAAAAAAGAACAAAAATCACGAGACATACGAAAATCATCAAACCTGTGTTTTAAACACAGGCTCTGACTGCTGGTACTGGAACAAGTTGTAAACATGCAATACCAGATACCTCGTTTTTTCCATTTTCCATCAGCTTATCGACCAAGTGAGAGCCAATGAATCCAGCGCCACCAGTGActaaaattctcatgatttccTGATATCAAGATTCATGTACCAGGTATTGGTCCAGTGACTAGAAACAAAACATTAACAGAAGAAAATAATGTCTTTTAAGCTCGCCAATTCCGGGAGATCATGAACGACACCCTGCCCATTAGGCATTACCGGTTTTGAAAGACATGATACAGCAAGAAAATCCTAATACTACACTAAAACTTGATCGATGTACACATTTCCTTCATAGATTTTCGTGGAATTTTGTCCAAGGTATGTGTTAGACAAAgactaaaaaaaaaacaaaataaaaaggtGTTTCTTCCAAATCAAATATAAGTAAAAATCATGCTGTTTTAACAAGCATCATTGTTAAACCTTAAAGAATTTTGCTCTCCTCAGTAGTGAAGGCTCCGGTGGTGGCTTCTTTATAACATGGTTTACTCCATTCTGCGCTCCATCGGCCATTTCCGCGATCTGGTTTTTAGGCTTCTGAGTTCTGTGTTAATTTGTCAAAATAAGCATAACACGCACACACAAAAGTTCAGGATGAATTATAACATAGAAAGTTCAATAGGATTACCCCACCCAAATCTTCCAAGTCTGACAGAGCCGCTGCTATTCACCAACTACCAGGGAACCTTTCTTCCATCTTTGGCCGGGGGCAAAGAGAAGGAGGCCATTGTTTAGGTCCCCAGAGAGCGGCGTAGGATTAGAGggttaaaaatcaaatcttcACGGCAAATTGAGAGAGAGTTTTACTCTAATCCATATGCAaagttaataaattaaaaatcactcTTTCAACAATCACAGAagagaaaataaatataaaattccatacaGAATCATCAAACGAGGCACAGAAACAGATCTCAACACCCAAAACAAGAGACGAAATCTCTC
The Primulina tabacum isolate GXHZ01 chromosome 9, ASM2559414v2, whole genome shotgun sequence DNA segment above includes these coding regions:
- the LOC142555289 gene encoding UDP-glucuronic acid decarboxylase 6-like, with protein sequence MAHQISHGENNGTTKPPPEPSPLRKAKFFQANMRILVTGGAGFIGSHLVDKLMENEKNEVIVMDNYFTGSKDNLKQWIGHPRFELIRHDVTEPLLVEVDQIYHLACPASPIFYKYNPVKTIKTNVIGTLNMLGLAKRVGARILLTSTSEVYGDPLVHPQTEDYWGNVNPIGVRSCYDEGKRVAETLMFDYHRQHGIEIRIARIFNTYGPRMNIDDGRVVSNFIAQAIRNESLTVQLPGTQTRSFCYVSDMVDGLIRLMEGDNTGPINIGNPGEFTMLELAETVKEMINPEVKMITTENTPDDPRQRKPDITKANQLLGWEPKIKLREGIPLMEGDFRERLGIPRKN